One segment of Balaenoptera ricei isolate mBalRic1 chromosome 8, mBalRic1.hap2, whole genome shotgun sequence DNA contains the following:
- the FDXACB1 gene encoding ferredoxin-fold anticodon-binding domain-containing protein 1 — protein MAPRRLLLVGEGNFSFAAALSENLDPSTSITATCLHRPADLARDPLARENLQRLRERGTEVRFGVDCTQLVDAFELQDREFDRIYFNFPHCGRKAGVAKNRELLAKFFQSCADVLAEEGEVHVALCRGQGGTPADKPMREWHNSWQVVAMAALGGFILSDVHPFSCEAVPGYKCTGYRSQDKSFHVEGALNHIFTRSLPYEGLQPRISRIKLGDQWFSFLEPEVLVGKLNRGFLEAPSYHPIKTINEKLIAELGKAFPLKRLKCSSPLLPQGDTSVLTSCHCDILSSAFWISLREDNSNFESLTAGTTQDMEDFLVSFSELSLPKNPRRDSKEEAQEGMYGQAKVCLRPSLLVHVQALIQAPDFLPGSLYILSGPVFQKCRISPFTMPAFHETLFILGFNKNLKDGCLQSLLDHLKGVLDSLLTQTLLKGSKLGSSVEFVFQPRGEDYMIIVKSQNFGPDCVKDLIIGSVTTSATSIIHKDQCFVCVSMNLDLLAMLVWGISDWRMLWTFDKRFLKNFALGKIEPFKSYSLYPPYYVHDISFWLDTKKRFDEVEFHTVARAVSQDTVISIQFLSRFQHPKTEQVSLCYRLTYQTCDKALTQQQVASMQSQLRKEIQQRLHVTPR, from the exons ATGGCCCCTCGGCGCCTCCTGTTGGTTGGGGAGGGGAATTTCTCCTTCGCTGCCGCTCTGAGCGAGAACCTGGATCCGAGCACCAGTATAACTGCCACCTGCCTCCATCGCCCGGCCGACTTGGCCCGGGATCCGCTGGCCCGGGAGAATCTGCAGCGCCTGCGCGAGCGAG GTACCGAGGTACGCTTTGGTGTGGACTGCACCCAGCTGGTAGATGCCTTTGAACTGCAAGACAGAGAGTTTGATCgaatttattttaactttccGCACTGTGGAcgcaaagctggagtagctaagAACAGGGAACTGCTTGCCAAGTTTTTCCAGAG CTGTGCAGATGTtcttgcagaggaaggagaagtCCATGTGGCATTGTGTAGAGGACAAGGTGGGACTCCTGCTGATAAGCCCATGAGAGAATGGCACAACAGTTGGCAAGTGGTTGCTATGGCGGCTCTGGGGGGATTTATTTTAAGTGATGTGCATCCCTTCAGCTGTGAGGCTGTGCCGGGGTACAAGTGCACTGGATATAG GAGTCAAGATAAGTCCTTTCATGTAGAAGGTGCTTTGAACCATATCTTTACCCGGAGCTTACCCTATGAAGGTTTGCAACCAAGAATTTCCAGGATCAAACTGGGTGACCAgtggttttcttttctagaaCCAGAAGTACTTGTAGGAAAGCTGAACAG GGGTTTCCTAGAAGCACCTTCATATCATCCTATCAAAACCATAAATGAGAAACTCATTGCTGAATTGgggaaagctttccctctaaaaAGGCTGAAGTGTTCTTCCCCTTTGCTGCCACAGGGAGACACCAGTGTTCTCACTTCCTGCCACTGTGACATCCTATCATCTGCCTTTTGGATTAGTCTCCGTGAAGATAACTCAAATTTTGAGTCCCTGACTGCTGGGACAACACAAGACATGGAGGACTTTCTAGTGTCATTTTCAGAACTCAGCCTTCCCAAGAACCCTAGAAGAGACAGTAAGGAAGAAGCTCAGGAAGGAATGTATGGCCAGGCCAAGGTCTGCCTTAGACCTTCTCTTCTAGTTCATGTTCAGGCTCTAATCCAAGCACCAGACTTCCTCCCAGGTTCTCTGTACATCCTCAGTGGACCTGTCTTTCAGAAGTGCCGCATCTCACCTTTCACAATGCCAGCATTTCATGAGACTTTGTTTATCCTTGGATTTAATAAAAATCTGAAGGATGGCTGTCTTCAGTCACTACTGGATCATCTGAAGGGCGTTCTAGATAGCCTTCTGACCCAGACATTGCTCAAGGGCTCTAAGCTGGGCAGTTCAGTGGAATTTGTCTTTCAACCACGTGGGGAAGATTATATGATTATTGTGAAGTCTCAAAATTTTGGCCCAGATTGTGTTAAGGATTTGATTATTGGGTCTGTTACCACATCTGCTACAAGCATCATACACAAAGAccagtgttttgtgtgtgtgtctatgaacTTGGACCTATTAGCCATGCTTGTCTGGGGTATCTCTGATTGGAGGATGTTGTGGACCTTTGATAAACGTTTCCTGAAGAATTTTGCCCTTGGGAAAATAGAACCCTTTAAAAGCTATTCCCTATATCCTCCATACTATGTGCATGATATTAGTTTTTGGttagatacaaagaaaagatTTGATGAAGTAGAGTTTCACACTGTGGCCCGAGCAGTGTCGCAGGACACTGTCATATCCATACAGTTCCTTAGTCGTTTTCAGCATCCAAAGACGGAACAGGTCAGCCTCTGCTATAGATTGACCTACCAGACCTGTGACAAGGCCCTCACCCAGCAGCAGGTAGCATCAATGCAGTCCCAGCTAAGGAAGGAGATTCAACAACGACTACACGTGACACCTCGGTAG
- the CFAP68 gene encoding cilia- and flagella-associated protein 68 — protein sequence MTATHCYCCSEFLQRQFLTSFLTNPHCGSLINADGHAEVWTDWNDMSKLFQYGWRCTTNEDAYSNRTLMGNWNQERYDLKNIVQPKPLHSQFGHYFETTYDTSYNNKIPLSTHRFKREPHWFPGHQPELVPPAYKCTEKSTYTSS from the exons ATGACTGCAACCCATTGTTACTGCTGTTCGGAATTTCTCCAG AGACAGTTCCTCACCTCTTTCCTTACAAACCCACACTGTGGCAGCCTCATTAATGCAGATGGCCATGCTGAAGTGTGGACAGATTGGAATGATATGTCCAAGCTTTTCCAGTATGGATGGAGGTGCACCACTAATGAAGATGCCTATTCGAACCGTACCCTCATGGGCAACTGGAACCAGGAAAGATATGACCTAAAGAATATCGTGCAGCCCAAACCCTTGCATTCCCAG TTTGGACACTATTTTGAAACAACATACGATACAAGCtacaacaacaaaataccactTTCAACCCATA gGTTTAAGCGAGAGCCTCACTGGTTCCCAGGACATCAACCTGAGCTGGTTCCTCCTGCATACAAATGCACAGAAAAGTCAACTTACACGAGTAGCTAG
- the CRYAB gene encoding alpha-crystallin B chain, whose protein sequence is MDIAIHHPWIRRSFFPLHSPSRLFDQFFGEHLLESDLFPASTSLSPFYLRLPSFLRAPSWIDTGLSEMRLERDRFSVNLDVKHFSPEELKVKVLGDVIEVHGKHEERQDEHGFISREFHRKYRIPADVDPLTITSSLSSDGILTVNGPRKQASGPERTIPITREEKPAVTAAPKK, encoded by the exons ATGGACATCGCCATCCACCACCCTTGGATCCGCCGCTCCTTCTTTCCTCTTCACTCTCCCAGCCGCCTCTTTGACCAGTTCTTTGGTGAGCACCTGCTGGAGTCTGATCTCTTCCCAGCTTCTACTTCCCTGAGCCCCTTCTACCTTCGGCTGCCTTCATTTCTGCGGGCACCCAGCTGGATTGACACTGGGCTCTCAGAG ATGCGTCTGGAGAGGGACAGATTCTCTGTCAACCTGGATGTGAAGCACTTCTCCCCAGAGGAACTCAAGGTCAAGGTGCTGGGAGATGTGATTGAGGTGCATGGCAAACATGAAGAGCGCCAG GATGAACATGGCTTCATCTCCCGGGAGTTCCACCGCAAATACCGGATCCCAGCTGATGTGGACCCTCTCACCATTACTTCATCCCTGTCATCTGATGGCATCCTCACTGTGAATGGACCAAGGAAACAGGCCTCCGGCCCTGAGCGCACCATTCCCATCACCCGTGAAGAGAAACCTGCTGTCACTGCAGCCCCCAAGAAGTAG
- the HSPB2 gene encoding heat shock protein beta-2 encodes MSGRSVPHAHPATAEYEFANPSRLGEQRFGEGLLPEEILTPTLYHGYYVRPRAAQAGEGSRAGASELRLSEGKFQAFLDVSHFTPDEVTVRTVDNLLEVSARHPQRLDRHGFVSREFCRTYVLPADVDPWRVRAALTHDGILNLEAPRGGRHLDTEVNEVYISLLPAPPDPEEEEAASAEP; translated from the exons ATGTCGGGCCGCTCGGTGCCACATGCCCACCCGGCCACCGCCGAGTACGAGTTTGCCAACCCGAGCCGCCTGGGCGAGCAGCGCTTCGGGGAAG gCCTCCTGCCAGAAGAGATCCTGACCCCCACCCTCTACCATGGCTACTATGTCCGGCCCCGGGCCGCCCAAGCTGGGGAGGGCAGCAGGGCAGGGGCCTCTGAGCTTCGGCTCAGTGAGGGCAAGTTCCAGGCGTTTCTGGATGTGAGCCACTTTACCCCCGATGAGGTAACCGTGAGGACTGTGGACAACCTACTGGAGGTGTCTGCCCGGCACCCCCAACGCCTGGACCGCCACGGCTTCGTGTCCAGAGAGTTCTGCCGAACCTACGTCCTGCCTGCTGATGTTGACCCCTGGCGGGTCCGCGCTGCTCTCACCCATGATGGCATCCTCAACCTGGAGGCGCCTCGGGGTGGCAGACATTTGGACACAGAGGTCAATGAGGTCTACATCTCCCTGCTCCCTGCACCTCCTGAtccagaggaagaggaggcagcCAGTGCTGAGCCCTGA
- the C8H11orf52 gene encoding uncharacterized protein C11orf52 homolog, with the protein MGNRLCCGGSWSCPSTFQRKKKMGSQARRTLKQQQQQQNGTKGHDPTGRTYEQVLKQPMSQERSQGLRSEESSLHYADIQVCSLTQTRSAQEVKHLQLENATEYATLYFPQSTPRYDSKNGTLV; encoded by the exons ATGGGAAACCGGCTCTGCTGCGGGGGAAGCTG GAGCTGCCCATCAACtttccagaggaaaaagaaaatgg GGAGCCAAGCAAGACGGACattaaagcagcagcagcagcaacagaatGGCACAAAG GGCCATGACCCAACGGGACGTACGTATGAGCAGGTGTTAAAGCAGCCTATGTCTCAGGAGAGGAGTCAAGGCCTCAGGTCGGAGGAGAGCAGCTTACACTATGCAGACATTCAAGTGTGCAGCCTAACCCAGACGCGCTCTGCCCAGGAGGTGAAGCACCTACAGCTAGAAAATGCTACAGAGTATGCGACCCTTTACTTCCCCCAGTCCACACCCCGCTATGACAGCAAGAACGGGACCCTAGTATGA